A region from the Geobacter benzoatilyticus genome encodes:
- a CDS encoding NAD(P)/FAD-dependent oxidoreductase, whose product MNYVIIGNSVAAVGAIRGIRSIDQQGNITVISRERHVAYGRPLISYLLGGLITEKRMAYLPEDFYEKNRVNLLLNAEVVGVDTAIGKVTIAGGDVIAFDKLLVATGGDPFVPPIEGMAGKDRIFTFTTWDDAAKLKGIADDIRKVVVIGGGLIGLKAAEGLHLLNKKITIVELADRILSAAFDRPAGRVVAKKMKANGIDVITEDTVVKIEGDGAAITGVTLKSGDFIPCDTVIVAIGVRPAAGFLKGSGVEVNRGIVVDDRMETTVKGVFAAGDVAEAKDFFSGVKNPMPIWPDAYIQGDIAGVTMAGGEKGYDGGIAMNSIELFKVSTISMGVTNPVDPTEYEILTYQDLENYQYRKIVLKDGLLAGAVLVGAVDRAGIFAGLIRDRIGVDSFKDQLLTPDFGFVNLPREIRSALFAPAGKITGADEPAMNVGH is encoded by the coding sequence ATGAACTACGTCATCATCGGAAACTCCGTGGCCGCAGTGGGCGCCATCCGGGGAATCAGAAGCATAGACCAGCAGGGGAACATCACCGTCATCTCCAGGGAGCGCCACGTGGCTTACGGCCGCCCCCTCATCTCCTATCTCCTGGGGGGCCTCATTACGGAAAAGCGGATGGCCTACCTGCCGGAGGACTTCTACGAGAAGAACCGGGTGAATCTCCTCCTCAACGCCGAAGTGGTCGGCGTCGATACCGCAATCGGCAAAGTGACCATCGCCGGCGGCGACGTGATCGCCTTTGACAAGCTTTTGGTGGCAACGGGGGGCGACCCCTTCGTCCCCCCCATCGAGGGGATGGCCGGCAAGGACAGGATCTTCACCTTCACCACCTGGGACGACGCAGCCAAACTCAAGGGGATTGCCGACGACATCCGGAAGGTGGTTGTAATCGGTGGTGGACTCATCGGCCTCAAGGCTGCCGAGGGGCTCCATCTCCTGAACAAGAAGATTACGATCGTCGAACTGGCTGACCGGATACTCTCCGCCGCCTTCGATCGCCCTGCCGGGCGGGTAGTGGCCAAGAAGATGAAGGCCAACGGCATCGATGTCATCACCGAGGACACGGTGGTTAAAATCGAGGGGGACGGCGCCGCCATTACCGGCGTCACCCTGAAGTCGGGCGACTTCATCCCCTGCGACACGGTCATCGTCGCCATCGGGGTGCGTCCCGCGGCCGGCTTCCTCAAGGGGAGCGGCGTTGAGGTGAACCGGGGCATTGTGGTGGACGACCGCATGGAGACAACCGTTAAGGGAGTCTTTGCCGCCGGCGACGTGGCCGAAGCGAAGGACTTCTTCTCCGGCGTCAAGAACCCGATGCCCATCTGGCCCGACGCCTACATCCAGGGAGATATTGCCGGCGTCACCATGGCGGGAGGCGAGAAAGGGTACGACGGCGGCATTGCCATGAACTCCATCGAACTCTTCAAGGTTTCCACCATCTCCATGGGGGTCACGAACCCGGTGGACCCCACGGAATACGAGATCCTCACCTATCAGGATCTGGAGAACTACCAGTACCGCAAGATCGTCCTCAAGGACGGTCTCCTGGCCGGCGCCGTTCTCGTGGGGGCCGTGGACCGGGCAGGCATCTTTGCCGGTCTAATCCGCGACCGGATCGGGGTGGACTCCTTCAAGGACCAACTCCTCACCCCCGACTTCGGCTTCGTCAATCTCCCCCGGGAGATCCGCTCCGCCCTCTTCGCCCCCGCCGGCAAAATTACGGGGGCCGACGAGCCGGCCATGAATGTCGGACACTGA
- a CDS encoding class II glutamine amidotransferase — protein sequence MSDTDPAPLRDDQIEVLTMIRSQQPTHYFQKDISNCGLTGFISTAGNLVEGNVIIKSIALMHDRGNGLGGGFAAYGIYPEFKDFYAFHLMYENGMAQQLTEEYLEQHFYIEHYEEIPTRRTPAIANPPAFKRYFVKPLQTAEYKEAIEFENMTDEDIIVRHVMLINNEIEGAFVVSSGKNMGAFKGVGYPEEIADFFRLEEYKGYIWTAHNRFPTNTPGWWGGAHPFTLLDWSIVHNGEISSYGINKRYLEMYGYLCTMLTDTEVVAYTLDLLIRKHGLTPELASLAMASPFWDIIDALPEDERQLLTAIRQCYGSALLNGPFAILFASNEGLIGLNDRVKLRPLVCAKKDDFVYMASEEAAIREICPKPDKVWTPRGGEPVIAKMQPGVI from the coding sequence ATGTCGGACACTGACCCGGCGCCGCTTCGTGACGACCAGATAGAGGTTTTGACCATGATCAGATCACAACAACCGACCCATTATTTTCAGAAAGACATCTCCAACTGCGGCCTGACCGGCTTCATCTCCACCGCCGGCAACCTGGTTGAGGGGAATGTCATCATCAAGTCCATCGCCCTGATGCACGACCGTGGGAACGGCCTCGGCGGCGGCTTTGCCGCCTACGGCATCTATCCGGAATTCAAAGACTTCTACGCCTTCCACCTCATGTACGAGAACGGCATGGCGCAGCAGCTCACCGAAGAGTACCTGGAGCAGCACTTCTACATCGAGCACTATGAAGAGATCCCGACGCGGCGCACCCCGGCCATTGCCAACCCGCCGGCCTTCAAGCGCTACTTCGTAAAGCCTCTCCAGACTGCCGAATACAAAGAAGCCATCGAGTTTGAAAACATGACCGACGAGGATATAATCGTCCGCCACGTCATGCTGATCAATAACGAGATCGAAGGCGCCTTCGTCGTATCTTCCGGCAAGAACATGGGCGCCTTCAAGGGGGTCGGCTACCCCGAGGAAATCGCCGATTTCTTCCGGCTAGAAGAGTACAAGGGTTACATCTGGACCGCCCATAACCGCTTCCCGACCAACACTCCGGGCTGGTGGGGCGGCGCCCACCCCTTCACGCTCCTGGACTGGTCCATTGTCCACAACGGCGAAATATCGTCCTACGGCATCAACAAGCGGTATCTTGAGATGTACGGCTACCTTTGCACCATGCTCACCGACACCGAGGTCGTTGCCTACACCCTCGACCTCCTGATCCGCAAGCACGGCCTCACGCCGGAACTGGCGAGCCTTGCCATGGCTTCCCCCTTCTGGGACATCATCGATGCCCTCCCCGAAGACGAGCGCCAGCTGCTCACAGCAATCCGCCAGTGCTACGGCAGCGCCCTGCTCAACGGCCCCTTTGCCATCCTCTTTGCCAGCAACGAAGGGCTTATCGGGCTCAATGACCGGGTCAAGCTACGCCCCCTTGTTTGCGCCAAAAAGGATGATTTC